From the genome of Thunnus thynnus chromosome 1, fThuThy2.1, whole genome shotgun sequence, one region includes:
- the isl2b gene encoding insulin gene enhancer protein isl-2b isoform X1 — translation MVDIIFSSSFLGDMGDHSKKKPGFAMCVGCGSQIHDQYILRVSPDLEWHAACLKCAECSQYLDETCTCFVRDGKTYCKRDYVRLFGIKCAKCNLGFSSSDLVMRARDNVYHIECFRCSVCSRQLLPGDEFSLREDELLCRADHSLLLERSSAGSPISPGHIHSNRPLHLAADPVTVRQAPHRNHVHKQSEKTTRVRTVLNEKQLHTLRTCYNANPRPDALMKEQLVEMTGLSPRVIRVWFQNKRCKDKKKSILIKQLQQQQHSDKTVSIFNLQGLTGTPLVAGSPIRHESTVQGNPVEVQTYQPPWKALSEFALQSDLDQPAFQQLVSFSESGSLGNSSGSDVTSLSSQLPDTPNSMVPSPVET, via the exons ATGGTGGATATTATTTTCAGCTCTTCTTTCTTGGGTGATATGGGGGATCATTCCAAAA AGAAGCCAGGATTCGCGATGTGTGTAGGATGTGGAAGTCAGATCCATGACCAGTACATACTGAGAGTCTCTCCCGACCTGGAGTGGCATGCAGCCTGCCTGAAGTGTGCAGAGTGCAGCCAGTACCTGGATGAGACCTGCACTTGTTTCGTCCGGGACGGCAAAACCTATTGCAAAAGAGATTATGTAAG GCTGTTTGGAATTAAATGCGCAAAATGCAACCTGGGATTCAGCAGCAGCGATTTGGTGATGAGAGCTCGGGATAACGTGTACCACATCGAGTGCTTTCGGTGCTCGGTGTGCAGCAGGCAGCTCCTGCCGGGAGACGAGTTCTCTCTGCGGGAAGACGAGCTGCTGTGCCGGGCGGACCACAGCCTGCTGCTGGAGAGAAGCTCCGCAGGAAGCCCCATCAGCCCCGGACACATCCACTCCAACAGACCGCTGCACCTGGCAG CAGACCCGGTGACAGTGCGGCAGGCCCCGCATCGGAACCACGTCCACAAGCAGTCGGAGAAGACAACGCGGGTCAGGACGGTGCTGAACGAGAAGCAGCTCCACACGTTGCGGACTTGCTACAACGCCAACCCGAGGCCCGACGCGCTGATGAAAGAGCAGCTGGTAGAGATGACCGGCCTGAGCCCCAGGGTGATCCGGGTCTGGTTCCAGAACAAGCgctgcaaagacaaaaagaaatctATCCTCATaaagcagctccagcagcagcaacacagtgATAAGACTGTAAGCATCTTC AACCTGCAGGGCCTCACAGGGACGCCTCTTGTAGCTGGGAGTCCTATCCGACATGAGAGCACGGTGCAGGGAAACCCAGTGGAGGTTCAGACCTACCAGCCTCCATGGAAGGCCCTGAGTGAATTTGCCCTGCAGAGTGACCTGGACCAGCCAGCCTTCCAacaactg GTGTCTTTCTCTGAATCGGGCTCTCTCGGGAACTCCTCGGGCAGCGACGTGACTTCTTTGTCCTCTCAGTTACCGGACACCCCCAACAGTATGGTACCCAGCCCGGTGGAGACGTGA
- the isl2b gene encoding insulin gene enhancer protein isl-2b isoform X3: MVDIIFSSSFLGDMGDHSKKKPGFAMCVGCGSQIHDQYILRVSPDLEWHAACLKCAECSQYLDETCTCFVRDGKTYCKRDYVRLFGIKCAKCNLGFSSSDLVMRARDNVYHIECFRCSVCSRQLLPGDEFSLREDELLCRADHSLLLERSSAGSPISPGHIHSNRPLHLAADPVTVRQAPHRNHVHKQSEKTTRVRTVLNEKQLHTLRTCYNANPRPDALMKEQLVEMTGLSPRVIRVWFQNKRCKDKKKSILIKQLQQQQHSDKTNLQGLTGTPLVAGSPIRHESTVQGNPVEVQTYQPPWKALSEFALQSDLDQPAFQQLVSFSESGSLGNSSGSDVTSLSSQLPDTPNSMVPSPVET; this comes from the exons ATGGTGGATATTATTTTCAGCTCTTCTTTCTTGGGTGATATGGGGGATCATTCCAAAA AGAAGCCAGGATTCGCGATGTGTGTAGGATGTGGAAGTCAGATCCATGACCAGTACATACTGAGAGTCTCTCCCGACCTGGAGTGGCATGCAGCCTGCCTGAAGTGTGCAGAGTGCAGCCAGTACCTGGATGAGACCTGCACTTGTTTCGTCCGGGACGGCAAAACCTATTGCAAAAGAGATTATGTAAG GCTGTTTGGAATTAAATGCGCAAAATGCAACCTGGGATTCAGCAGCAGCGATTTGGTGATGAGAGCTCGGGATAACGTGTACCACATCGAGTGCTTTCGGTGCTCGGTGTGCAGCAGGCAGCTCCTGCCGGGAGACGAGTTCTCTCTGCGGGAAGACGAGCTGCTGTGCCGGGCGGACCACAGCCTGCTGCTGGAGAGAAGCTCCGCAGGAAGCCCCATCAGCCCCGGACACATCCACTCCAACAGACCGCTGCACCTGGCAG CAGACCCGGTGACAGTGCGGCAGGCCCCGCATCGGAACCACGTCCACAAGCAGTCGGAGAAGACAACGCGGGTCAGGACGGTGCTGAACGAGAAGCAGCTCCACACGTTGCGGACTTGCTACAACGCCAACCCGAGGCCCGACGCGCTGATGAAAGAGCAGCTGGTAGAGATGACCGGCCTGAGCCCCAGGGTGATCCGGGTCTGGTTCCAGAACAAGCgctgcaaagacaaaaagaaatctATCCTCATaaagcagctccagcagcagcaacacagtgATAAGACT AACCTGCAGGGCCTCACAGGGACGCCTCTTGTAGCTGGGAGTCCTATCCGACATGAGAGCACGGTGCAGGGAAACCCAGTGGAGGTTCAGACCTACCAGCCTCCATGGAAGGCCCTGAGTGAATTTGCCCTGCAGAGTGACCTGGACCAGCCAGCCTTCCAacaactg GTGTCTTTCTCTGAATCGGGCTCTCTCGGGAACTCCTCGGGCAGCGACGTGACTTCTTTGTCCTCTCAGTTACCGGACACCCCCAACAGTATGGTACCCAGCCCGGTGGAGACGTGA
- the isl2b gene encoding insulin gene enhancer protein isl-2b isoform X4, whose translation MVDIIFSSSFLGDMGDHSKKKPGFAMCVGCGSQIHDQYILRVSPDLEWHAACLKCAECSQYLDETCTCFVRDGKTYCKRDYVRLFGIKCAKCNLGFSSSDLVMRARDNVYHIECFRCSVCSRQLLPGDEFSLREDELLCRADHSLLLERSSAGSPISPGHIHSNRPLHLADPVTVRQAPHRNHVHKQSEKTTRVRTVLNEKQLHTLRTCYNANPRPDALMKEQLVEMTGLSPRVIRVWFQNKRCKDKKKSILIKQLQQQQHSDKTNLQGLTGTPLVAGSPIRHESTVQGNPVEVQTYQPPWKALSEFALQSDLDQPAFQQLVSFSESGSLGNSSGSDVTSLSSQLPDTPNSMVPSPVET comes from the exons ATGGTGGATATTATTTTCAGCTCTTCTTTCTTGGGTGATATGGGGGATCATTCCAAAA AGAAGCCAGGATTCGCGATGTGTGTAGGATGTGGAAGTCAGATCCATGACCAGTACATACTGAGAGTCTCTCCCGACCTGGAGTGGCATGCAGCCTGCCTGAAGTGTGCAGAGTGCAGCCAGTACCTGGATGAGACCTGCACTTGTTTCGTCCGGGACGGCAAAACCTATTGCAAAAGAGATTATGTAAG GCTGTTTGGAATTAAATGCGCAAAATGCAACCTGGGATTCAGCAGCAGCGATTTGGTGATGAGAGCTCGGGATAACGTGTACCACATCGAGTGCTTTCGGTGCTCGGTGTGCAGCAGGCAGCTCCTGCCGGGAGACGAGTTCTCTCTGCGGGAAGACGAGCTGCTGTGCCGGGCGGACCACAGCCTGCTGCTGGAGAGAAGCTCCGCAGGAAGCCCCATCAGCCCCGGACACATCCACTCCAACAGACCGCTGCACCTGGCAG ACCCGGTGACAGTGCGGCAGGCCCCGCATCGGAACCACGTCCACAAGCAGTCGGAGAAGACAACGCGGGTCAGGACGGTGCTGAACGAGAAGCAGCTCCACACGTTGCGGACTTGCTACAACGCCAACCCGAGGCCCGACGCGCTGATGAAAGAGCAGCTGGTAGAGATGACCGGCCTGAGCCCCAGGGTGATCCGGGTCTGGTTCCAGAACAAGCgctgcaaagacaaaaagaaatctATCCTCATaaagcagctccagcagcagcaacacagtgATAAGACT AACCTGCAGGGCCTCACAGGGACGCCTCTTGTAGCTGGGAGTCCTATCCGACATGAGAGCACGGTGCAGGGAAACCCAGTGGAGGTTCAGACCTACCAGCCTCCATGGAAGGCCCTGAGTGAATTTGCCCTGCAGAGTGACCTGGACCAGCCAGCCTTCCAacaactg GTGTCTTTCTCTGAATCGGGCTCTCTCGGGAACTCCTCGGGCAGCGACGTGACTTCTTTGTCCTCTCAGTTACCGGACACCCCCAACAGTATGGTACCCAGCCCGGTGGAGACGTGA
- the isl2b gene encoding insulin gene enhancer protein isl-2b isoform X2, producing the protein MVDIIFSSSFLGDMGDHSKKKPGFAMCVGCGSQIHDQYILRVSPDLEWHAACLKCAECSQYLDETCTCFVRDGKTYCKRDYVRLFGIKCAKCNLGFSSSDLVMRARDNVYHIECFRCSVCSRQLLPGDEFSLREDELLCRADHSLLLERSSAGSPISPGHIHSNRPLHLADPVTVRQAPHRNHVHKQSEKTTRVRTVLNEKQLHTLRTCYNANPRPDALMKEQLVEMTGLSPRVIRVWFQNKRCKDKKKSILIKQLQQQQHSDKTVSIFNLQGLTGTPLVAGSPIRHESTVQGNPVEVQTYQPPWKALSEFALQSDLDQPAFQQLVSFSESGSLGNSSGSDVTSLSSQLPDTPNSMVPSPVET; encoded by the exons ATGGTGGATATTATTTTCAGCTCTTCTTTCTTGGGTGATATGGGGGATCATTCCAAAA AGAAGCCAGGATTCGCGATGTGTGTAGGATGTGGAAGTCAGATCCATGACCAGTACATACTGAGAGTCTCTCCCGACCTGGAGTGGCATGCAGCCTGCCTGAAGTGTGCAGAGTGCAGCCAGTACCTGGATGAGACCTGCACTTGTTTCGTCCGGGACGGCAAAACCTATTGCAAAAGAGATTATGTAAG GCTGTTTGGAATTAAATGCGCAAAATGCAACCTGGGATTCAGCAGCAGCGATTTGGTGATGAGAGCTCGGGATAACGTGTACCACATCGAGTGCTTTCGGTGCTCGGTGTGCAGCAGGCAGCTCCTGCCGGGAGACGAGTTCTCTCTGCGGGAAGACGAGCTGCTGTGCCGGGCGGACCACAGCCTGCTGCTGGAGAGAAGCTCCGCAGGAAGCCCCATCAGCCCCGGACACATCCACTCCAACAGACCGCTGCACCTGGCAG ACCCGGTGACAGTGCGGCAGGCCCCGCATCGGAACCACGTCCACAAGCAGTCGGAGAAGACAACGCGGGTCAGGACGGTGCTGAACGAGAAGCAGCTCCACACGTTGCGGACTTGCTACAACGCCAACCCGAGGCCCGACGCGCTGATGAAAGAGCAGCTGGTAGAGATGACCGGCCTGAGCCCCAGGGTGATCCGGGTCTGGTTCCAGAACAAGCgctgcaaagacaaaaagaaatctATCCTCATaaagcagctccagcagcagcaacacagtgATAAGACTGTAAGCATCTTC AACCTGCAGGGCCTCACAGGGACGCCTCTTGTAGCTGGGAGTCCTATCCGACATGAGAGCACGGTGCAGGGAAACCCAGTGGAGGTTCAGACCTACCAGCCTCCATGGAAGGCCCTGAGTGAATTTGCCCTGCAGAGTGACCTGGACCAGCCAGCCTTCCAacaactg GTGTCTTTCTCTGAATCGGGCTCTCTCGGGAACTCCTCGGGCAGCGACGTGACTTCTTTGTCCTCTCAGTTACCGGACACCCCCAACAGTATGGTACCCAGCCCGGTGGAGACGTGA
- the isl2b gene encoding insulin gene enhancer protein isl-2b isoform X5 → MRPALVSSGTAKPIAKEIMLFGIKCAKCNLGFSSSDLVMRARDNVYHIECFRCSVCSRQLLPGDEFSLREDELLCRADHSLLLERSSAGSPISPGHIHSNRPLHLAADPVTVRQAPHRNHVHKQSEKTTRVRTVLNEKQLHTLRTCYNANPRPDALMKEQLVEMTGLSPRVIRVWFQNKRCKDKKKSILIKQLQQQQHSDKTVSIFNLQGLTGTPLVAGSPIRHESTVQGNPVEVQTYQPPWKALSEFALQSDLDQPAFQQLVSFSESGSLGNSSGSDVTSLSSQLPDTPNSMVPSPVET, encoded by the exons ATGAGACCTGCACTTGTTTCGTCCGGGACGGCAAAACCTATTGCAAAAGAGATTAT GCTGTTTGGAATTAAATGCGCAAAATGCAACCTGGGATTCAGCAGCAGCGATTTGGTGATGAGAGCTCGGGATAACGTGTACCACATCGAGTGCTTTCGGTGCTCGGTGTGCAGCAGGCAGCTCCTGCCGGGAGACGAGTTCTCTCTGCGGGAAGACGAGCTGCTGTGCCGGGCGGACCACAGCCTGCTGCTGGAGAGAAGCTCCGCAGGAAGCCCCATCAGCCCCGGACACATCCACTCCAACAGACCGCTGCACCTGGCAG CAGACCCGGTGACAGTGCGGCAGGCCCCGCATCGGAACCACGTCCACAAGCAGTCGGAGAAGACAACGCGGGTCAGGACGGTGCTGAACGAGAAGCAGCTCCACACGTTGCGGACTTGCTACAACGCCAACCCGAGGCCCGACGCGCTGATGAAAGAGCAGCTGGTAGAGATGACCGGCCTGAGCCCCAGGGTGATCCGGGTCTGGTTCCAGAACAAGCgctgcaaagacaaaaagaaatctATCCTCATaaagcagctccagcagcagcaacacagtgATAAGACTGTAAGCATCTTC AACCTGCAGGGCCTCACAGGGACGCCTCTTGTAGCTGGGAGTCCTATCCGACATGAGAGCACGGTGCAGGGAAACCCAGTGGAGGTTCAGACCTACCAGCCTCCATGGAAGGCCCTGAGTGAATTTGCCCTGCAGAGTGACCTGGACCAGCCAGCCTTCCAacaactg GTGTCTTTCTCTGAATCGGGCTCTCTCGGGAACTCCTCGGGCAGCGACGTGACTTCTTTGTCCTCTCAGTTACCGGACACCCCCAACAGTATGGTACCCAGCCCGGTGGAGACGTGA